The Mobula hypostoma chromosome 9, sMobHyp1.1, whole genome shotgun sequence genomic sequence CAGATGTGGTTTAGTTGTGGAGGTGAAACTGGTCTTAAACTGTCCCATTGCCATCCACTTCACGGTCTGTCTCCCACTACGTGGCCTCGCAGTAACTAGGCACGTTGCCTGGGTATCCCACGCCTATTAACAGGTTGCACGATTTATCCCTGGAATTTTACACATGAATCTGGCTGTACCTTCTTCTGACCAGAATCCGAACTCATTCATTTTGCATAATCCTTCACCTGATCTCCTTTTCTCAATCGTACAGATACCTGGCCATCAGATATCCCCTCCGGTCGCGGGAACTGAGGACTCCCTGCAATGCTCTTACTGTTATGGTCGTCATATGGGGGCTCTCCATCATCTTTGCTGGCCCTTACCTCAGCTACTATGACCTCATCCCTTATGAATGGTTTTACATCTGCATGCCGGCATGGCAGGAGCCAAGGAGGAAGATCATGGACACGTCCACTTTCATATTTGGATATATAGTCCCTGTTGCAATTATAAGTCTGTCTTATGCAAGGACCATCAAGTATCTGTGGACAGCAGTGGACCCGATAGAAGACATATCTGAGTCTAAAAAAGCTAAGAGAAAAGTGACCAAGATGATTATAATTGTGACGGTTCTCTTCTGTCTCTGTTGGCTCCCTCACCATGTGCTGATCCTGTGCTTCCACTATGGACATTTCCCCTTCAACCAAGCCACTTACGCTTTAAGGCTGCTCTCCCACTGCATGGCATACACCAACTCTTGCCTCAACCCCATTGTCTATGCCCTGGTGTCCAAGCACTTCAGGAAAGGGTTCAAGAAGGTTTTTAGCTGCCTGCTGAGCAAGAAAGGGGTGAATAAGGTTCACATGGTTCATGTCGTCAACATGGTCACTGGGTCCACGGACGTCTCACACCTGAATGATGAGAACGCCAGGCAGCACGGCTGTGAGCTGAGGGACAGGCAGCCCACGAGAGCCCAGGGTAAAGCCATGACCATCACTGTGCCCTATCAGCAGACATCTTGAATGGAGCAAAGCACCGCGACTGAACTCATTTGTTTTTGCTTCTCCGTGAATTCTGTGTACTCAACTTTATTGTGTAGAGTATAAGTGTTCCAACTTGGCCCTTGTGTAAGTTATCGTTGTGGACAAATATTGATTTGGGATGAGAGTGAAGCATTCATTCATTTGTTGGATGTGTCACAGTAAATCACCAGCGATTTCTTCTGAGGGCCCATCCAAACCTCTGCCACCTCAAACACAGGGGCAGTAGGCCCTGGGGGCACTTCCTCCTACAGGTTTCCTCCAAGTTATTTATCCTGACTTGGAGAAGAATCATTGTTGGGCTGAAGTCCTGGAATTCTAACAAAACTGTGCGTGTCACTCCATTCCCCATGGTTATACAGGGGTGATTTATACCGCCCTTCAAAGTACTGTCCCTGAAAGTGATGTTCCCATCTCATAAACATTTTCACAGTTGAATGTTACAggtataaatattattgcaaaaacAATTTCTGTTTAGATGCCATCATAGGCAGTTTACAGTTAAAACAGGGAGAAAGTCAGAAAAGAGCAGATTGAAGGCAAGATCAAAAATTAACAAACACACAGGCCACCTTTCACGGCTCTCCAAAGTGCGTCAAAACCAATAAATTATTTTCGGGTTTGCGGCATCAGTGACAGAAGAAATATTTGTGTTTAGTTTCATAAAGAGTCCTAGCGACATTTAGTTTCATAAACAGTCCTAGTAAAACACTAGCTGAAATGGAAACATTGCTAGGACATCTTGGCTGCTCTTTTTCAGAGAGCATCCGGAAGTAGGCTAAGTGTGGGCTGAGATTTAGGTCCTTCCAGAAAGATAGTAGCTTCAAAAACACGTTTCTCCACCAGGCGTCTGTGTTTCAGGCTGTATCACTTGCTCAGATGTATGGGGCGGGTTCACTCTAGTGACACTCTAGTAACCCCTAAGTTTAGCTTGGTGGCGTCCCGGAGGCGTTTTTAGAGATAGCAACATGCAAGAACTTAGAAGGGAATTCCAGGGAACAGTAATATGCAGAGGTAAAAGACAACATTGCAAAATGGGGACATGGACATCTCAATCTGCCTGCTTAGACATACTTGAAAATCAGTGCAAATTGGCAACACTAGGGAGATGATAAAGTTGGACGTCAAATAGGAACGGATGAAATTCTCCTGTTAAAAATTGCCGGCCGTTAAAAAAAGATCAGGTCtgattttttcccagggcaagTTTCTGTCTCCGTTCACAAGGTCGTCATTGCCATTTGGAGGCCGGGAAGCGGCAGTGGTGCGGGAACAAGCAGGAGCATAAGGAAACTAATCATGGCACAAACCACCACCAGGAACAATGAGGTGATAATTAAATATTTGCAGCTCCCTGGGTCGAAGCAATTTTGAACGCCCTTCttattataatttcctttatttccaGTTCATTTCAGCCCCAGCTCTGGGAGCAGGTGGGTGCTGAGAATTTGCTGCATTTTTTTAAtgatctcccccccaccttcatcAGGTTGCTGTTTTCAACCCCAATGATTATTCGCAGCTAATAAAATATTCACACACTAAGCCGACAACGAATTAACTTCCAGATATAATCAGCCAGTGCTCCCTCTCGGTAAATCTTTCAATACAATTGTCTCGCTTGCTGTGATgagtacatcagtcactgaaagcaagcatgcaagtacagcaggcagtgaagaaagctaatggcatgctgaccttcataacaaggggaattgagtataagagcaaagaggtccttttgcagctgtacagggccctggtgagaccacacctggagtactgtgtgcagttttggtctccaaatttgaggaaggacattcttgctattgagggagtgcagcgtagtttcagaaggttaattctcgggatggcgggactgtcatatgttgaaagattggagcgactgggcttgtatactctggaatttagaaggctgagaggggatcttattgaaacatataagattattaagggattgaacacgctggaggcaggaagcatgttcccgctaacaataggaattctgcagatgctggatattcaagcaatacacatcaaagttgctggtgaacacagcaggccaggcagcatctctaggaagaggtgcagtcgacgtttcaggccgagacccttcgaagtttagtcctgacgaagggtctcggcctgaaacgtcgactgcacctcttcctacagatgctgcctggcctgctgcgttcaccagcaactttgatgtgtgtagcatgttcctgctgatgggtgagtccagaaccagaggccacagttaaagaataaggggtaggccatttagaatggagttgaggaaaaactttttcacccagagagtggtggatatatggaatgctctgccccagaaggctgtggaggccaagtctctggatgctttcaagaaagagatggatagaactcttaaagatagcggaatcaaaggttatggggatgaggcaggagctggataatgattgtggatgatcagccatgatcacagtgaatggcggtgctggctcgaagggccgaatggcctactcctgcacctattgtctattgaagtaATTTGAGATTTGCTAATCCTTTTTCTCTGagaggtttatgaaaatgttacatcacagaaacaacgagaagagaggaaaaagaaaaaaaacgcgAAGGATAAATGTGGATGCACCTGTTACTGTAACCCCTAGATCAAGCCAGTCTGACTCTCCACTGCAGTTGTTTGTTACCCCTCCATGTTTCCCCATAAGGACGGTAGTCCCTTTACATGACACCCACCGGCGTTACACGTTGAGGAGCAATACTTTGTTAATGTCAATTGCAGTGCTGAACTTACCCAATGTGAACAAATGAtccccaaatttctacagacattGAAAACAGAGGGAAATAATCTGTTCTGATATACAGATATATTTTATATCATGTTTTCTTTTCAAAAAATGAGTACTTGAAAAGTATGGTGGGATTTGTGAATAATATATTGTTTCCCTCTGTGTACTTGTATTTTAATGTGAACCGTCTTTGACTTTGTGTAGATATTAATTACTTCCTGCTATTTTGCTACTAAAACTGTGAAGTGTAGTACTGCATTTTCTGAATTGTGTTAGGAATTAGAATGAATATGAAGTCGCAATTCATGAATATTTCATTATTTGTAACATATTGTAGCACTgctaataaataatatttattgtTGAACAATCCTTTGTAATCCATTCTGCGTGTTTGGTATTCTTTATTCAAAAGACTTAAGAAATCACTGTGGGCCTCCTTGTCTCTTGGGAAGGAGCAACATGTCAGCCAGAAAGGTTATCGATGGCTGCTCCCATTCTTCCTAGGTTCTCCAAAGCTTCAACTGCGTAAGGGGGAAGGAACAGCAGTTCTCAATCTCACCAAGACCCTTTCTtcaacactagagattctgcagatgctgggcatccagagcaaaatgctgaaggaactcagcaggtcaggcagcatctatggatacgAGTAAGAAGTCAATGAGACCCTTCCTCGGGTTATCAGACTCATCATCCATCTGATATGCCCGTGCTTGACATCAACGTCAGCCCTTGCTTgtattatcagaatcagagtcagatttaatatcattggtatatgctgtgaaatttgttgttttgctgcagcagtacagggcaaaacataaaattactgtaagttacattaTGACGTATATAAACTAAacaagtattgcaaaaagagaacaaaaatgagGTGGGGTTCATGAgctcatggtctgttcagaaatctgatggcagaggggaagaagccgtttccGAAATGCTGAACATGTACCTCCCctccgatggtaacaatgagaagaaagcatgtcccgGGTGGTGAGGGTTCTTTAtgaaggatgctgccttcttgatgcaAAGCCTACAGTAGATGTCTTCagtagtgggaataaaggcatgTGGGATGTACTGCTGATTAACATGCTTTAGAGGTGGAAGATTAGTTGTTGCAGTAAAACTGTAAACCTGGGAACCAATGGACATGCCCTTTCTGTCTCACCTACTTGATAACTCTGCACTTCAGCAAAGCTCCTGATGAGAATCTCACTGCAGAAATTTTCCCAGTCAATATTGTTGAGGTCTGGCAAGGTGCAGAACTTCTTAGACGTCTGATATGGCCTGAACCTCTTGCTCCATAGCCTGACACCTGGAGGAATCGAGCAGCTGAGTGCTGTTTCTCTGGAAACCCGGGCTATTGAAAAGGATAGTCTgcaatcacgaggaaatctgcagatgctggaatttcaagcaacacacttaaaagttgctggtgaatgcaacaggccaggcagcatctctaggaagaggtacagtcgacgtttcgggctgagacccttcgtcaggactaactgaaagaagagatagtaagagatttgaaggtgttGCCAAAAAGGAGCAAAGATTGTAATCACAGTAgtatagcggttagtgcaacaatttacaatgataatgattagggttcaatttccactgctgtctgcaagcagtttgcacgttctctccatgacggcttgtgtttcctccgggtgctccagtttcctcccacattccaaaggtgtatgagttagggttagtaagttgtgggcatgttactgTATGTTGGCATGacgacacttgtgagctgcctccaccacatcctcagattgtgttggtcgctgacacaaatggcacatttcactgtatgtctcgatgtttcaatgttcacctgacaaataaagctaatcattctCAATCTTTAATCTATTCAAACATTTCCATGATTCATCAGCAGTTTCTTCATGTGTTCAGTCTTAAATCAATAAGTTTTAAGAACTATAATGGAGTTGCTTGATTAATTGAATCAGTTTAAGGATGCTGCTAAACTGATAAATTCTCATTTTGTACGTGCAGTTAGAAACTGAATGCAAGAGATTTGTAGTTGGATAGAAGAAGATTAAGTGTCCTCAGTATGTTCATACATTGAACCCAAGATATTCTGACATAGGGAGGAGTGTTTGCAATAGCTGTTATGCACTTTAAGATAAGATGAGATAAGATAAAACCTTATTTATCCCAGAGGAAGTTacgaggggcgattgataagttcgtagcctaaggtagaaagagtcaattttagaaaacctagcacatttatttttcttacatttacacacttggtccagcggtcatggagtatacggatccctcctttgtagaagtcagcgtcttggacctccagaaagtggtccagaacaggggcgattgataagttcatggcctaaggtaggaggagatgagttattaacttcagactttctgcatcttcactcaaacagttgaaatgcatgtgcatgtaacgagagcagtatagctcatctccttctaccttaggaaatgacttatcaatcacccctgctgtggaccacctggaggtccaagacgctcttgttacatgcacgtgtagttcaactctttgagtgataatgcagaaaatttgaagttaataactcatctccttctaccttaggccacaaacttatcaatcacacctgctgtggatcacttctacaaagaaggaatccgtatgctccatgactgctggactgagtgtgtacatgtaggaggggactatgttgaaaaataaatgtgttaggttttctaaaattgactccttctaccttaggtcacgaacttatagaatagatagatagatagatagatatactttattaatcccgagggaaatttggtttcattacagctgcaccaaccaagaaaaaagcgtaaatatagcaatacaaaaaaccccaacaatcaaacaacaaactgcaaactatgccagatggaaaataagtccaggaccagtctattggctcagggtgtctgaccctccacgggaggagctgcacgttcgatggccacaggcaggaacgacctcccgagctgccaagtgttgtatctcggtggaatgtggccgaagtccaacagtgaaaagttcaatatccagtctgcaaacacgttcttCGATCGTAGTATACCCCGGATTGGGTATactccgttgttagccagaacagtaagcacccaattcctttacgcttaccgctctcagtgcacgtCTGGTCAGCCGGAATgctattacccaccgaactcctcttctccaaaagtctctgttgtctcaacccggtcctctttcctcggctttgtgatccccctctgtgtgttttcctccggatttcagcaggggtatcCGCCGCTCTGTTTGCTAAGCCGGCCGGTCTTTGCTCGtctgtggaatacacaatgcgaccttgctccTGTCCCACGTgtcaggatgtaaccatttccagtgctaaagaaaacccagataaaactctctctaccagcatgttaagagggtgcagcctcaacgtgttaccgtgaaaaaaaaatacaaaaaataacgtaagttaaaaagtaagaatagatcagaacggctgtaccaggctgcatgcacgaccggagCATGCGTACTAATGcgcatcaatcacccctcgtattattgtaaggttgctcagtcagaaatgtATACTTTataatacaaaatgtaagcattggGGTACGAAAAAATACAAAACGTATTAAAAAGTAATaatgcaaaatacagatgtgcaatgaaagcATATACTTATACACTTAAGGATCAGGAGTTGTCGAGTCTTACAGCCAcggggagaaaggatctcctgtggcgttcagtggtgcacctcggtggaatcagtctgtttctaaaggtgctcctctgtttgtccagcATGCCATGGACACCCTCTCAGACATAACCACCAGGGAATCTAGTCCCACCCCCAGAACGAACCAGCCTTCCTGACAAGCTTATCAGTCTTCTTGGTGTCCGCTGCTCTCATCCCGCTGCCCCAGCAGACTAGAGTATGGAATAGAAAACTGGCAACCATTGAGTTGTAGGACATCTGCAGCATGGTACTGCAGACATTAATGACCAGAGCCTCCTCCAGAACTGTCCTTCTGTGTTAGgtttagcattttgaatgtgtagAGCACAAATAAATTAGGATTTTAGTAAATAAGGTATCAGCAGAGTGAGGGAAAAgccattcctaaaatgttgagagtgtgtcttcaggctcctgtacctcctccctgatggtagctatgaggaaagagcatgtcctggatggcgagAGTCCGGAATGTCTTCCTGAGGCATAGCCTATTGGAGATGACTCAGTGGAGGACATCATAGCATTGGATATTatgtattatagaaacatagaaaacctacagcacaatacaggcccttcggcccacaaagtattgccgaacatgtccctaccttagaaatgactagggttaccatagccctctattttgctaagctccatttacctgtccaaaagtctcttaaaagaccctatcgtatccacatcttaaaagaccctatcgtatcgtaTCAGTATTACATTACTGATAGTTTGAATAATTTTTTGCACTGTGCTCTGACGATTGATTATACAGATCACATGTGTCTGGAGGTGATGCACAACACTCAGTTGCATTCTATAAACAAAATCGATAGTATAGACAACTCACTACAGCAATGGGCCCATTTGTGATTCTCTGGTGCCATTTCCTTGCAATAGCAACTGATTTCAAAGCCATGAGCATCCACAGAGAAATGTAGGGATGACTCTAGCACTTAGTAATTGTGAAATAGATTGGAAATCCCAGCCTGTGATCCATTCAGTCAAATGGTTTTGATTTTTAATACAAAACAATAGCTCTTCCCACCCTTATTATAAATGCCAGTTTGGACCATCACCTCTGATCCTTCCTTCCTCTGCAGAATACGCAGCAGTCGCTCTGTAGCATCCTCAAGCTTAGTACTGCCGACCAATGTGCCATCCCAGAATCATATCATCCAACACCGAATCCCATACCTGGTCCGCTCACTATGGAATCCTATTGAAACCTGTCCAATATTGGAAGGTCTAGTTAGAGAGGACATGGGGAG encodes the following:
- the galr2b gene encoding galanin receptor 2b, with amino-acid sequence MIDDDEDSIMSGHWNASENYPLNPASIIVPVVFSLIFLLGTIGNSLVLAVLCRNGQMGHNTTNLFILNLSVADFFFIIFCVPFQATIYTLEGWVFGSFMCKAVHFFIYLAMYASSFTLAAVSVDRYLAIRYPLRSRELRTPCNALTVMVVIWGLSIIFAGPYLSYYDLIPYEWFYICMPAWQEPRRKIMDTSTFIFGYIVPVAIISLSYARTIKYLWTAVDPIEDISESKKAKRKVTKMIIIVTVLFCLCWLPHHVLILCFHYGHFPFNQATYALRLLSHCMAYTNSCLNPIVYALVSKHFRKGFKKVFSCLLSKKGVNKVHMVHVVNMVTGSTDVSHLNDENARQHGCELRDRQPTRAQGKAMTITVPYQQTS